Proteins encoded by one window of Blautia argi:
- a CDS encoding MucBP domain-containing protein produces the protein MKKKKMVHIAAAVCTGMLLSATPVLAAADTAEYTVTLRPGSIAQFSEEFINAYVNTYGAKVTETTGSIKVKLSPGESIPMLPDDGDLVYKDSAKGRYTMNTDWYPDTNVVTGNESFVVKYDALVNAVEYKVRYVDSQSGEDVAPPVITQGNAGQSYTYYSQQIADYVCDVASQTLTLAETGDNVITFEYTSTREPQVNRVEVPGDTVVQEERVPGTTTVVNQTTTAGTTTGNQTGTTGNQTTGTTGDTTANNAAGNAAAGTTEDTTAGTETIEGEDVPLGQVDLGGEDGETADGAEDSETAEIEEEEVPLGQKDMEEEGGSALPWVAGGAAVVAAGAGAGWYFYRKRKS, from the coding sequence ATGAAGAAAAAGAAAATGGTTCATATAGCTGCGGCTGTTTGTACAGGAATGCTTTTAAGTGCAACACCGGTACTGGCAGCAGCAGATACAGCAGAATATACCGTAACCCTGCGTCCGGGAAGCATTGCACAGTTCAGTGAGGAATTTATAAATGCCTATGTAAATACATATGGAGCAAAGGTTACAGAAACGACGGGCAGTATTAAAGTGAAACTCAGCCCGGGGGAATCCATTCCCATGCTGCCGGATGACGGAGATTTGGTATATAAGGACAGCGCCAAAGGCCGTTATACGATGAATACAGACTGGTATCCGGATACCAATGTGGTGACAGGAAATGAAAGTTTTGTAGTGAAATATGACGCCCTGGTAAATGCAGTAGAATACAAGGTGCGTTACGTGGACAGCCAGAGTGGGGAAGATGTGGCGCCTCCGGTTATTACACAGGGAAATGCGGGACAGAGCTATACTTATTACAGCCAGCAGATTGCAGATTATGTCTGTGATGTGGCAAGTCAGACACTTACCCTGGCGGAAACCGGTGACAATGTGATTACTTTTGAATATACAAGCACAAGAGAACCGCAAGTAAACCGTGTAGAAGTCCCGGGTGATACTGTTGTACAGGAGGAGAGGGTTCCCGGAACCACAACTGTTGTGAACCAGACAACTACAGCAGGAACCACAACCGGCAACCAGACCGGAACAACCGGAAATCAGACAACAGGTACAACTGGTGATACAACAGCGAACAATGCTGCCGGAAACGCAGCAGCAGGAACAACAGAAGACACCACAGCGGGAACAGAAACCATTGAAGGGGAAGATGTTCCTCTGGGACAGGTAGATTTAGGCGGGGAAGATGGAGAAACAGCCGATGGCGCTGAGGATTCTGAAACCGCTGAAATCGAAGAGGAAGAAGTTCCCCTTGGACAGAAGGATATGGAAGAAGAAGGCGGAAGCGCACTTCCATGGGTTGCAGGCGGAGCAGCAGTTGTTGCCGCCGGAGCAGGTGCAGGCTGGTATTTTTACAGAAAACGTAAATCATAA
- the cysK gene encoding cysteine synthase A, producing MAKKIYTGVQELIGNTPLLEVTNIEKEKGLKATLLVKLEYLNPAGSVKDRIAKNMIEDAEARGLLKPGATIIEPTSGNTGIGLASIAASKGYRLILTMPETMSVERRNILKAYGAEIVLTEGTKGMTGAIAKAKELQEKIPGSFLTGQFDNPANPAAHIATTGPEIWKDTDGEVDIFVAGVGTGGTITGVGEYLKAQKPEVKVVAVEPSDSPVLSKGMSGPHKIQGIGAGFVPQVLNTEIYDEIVTATAEDSFAAAKFFAQKEGILVGISSGAALHTAIQLAKRPENEGKTIVALLPDSGDRYYSTPLFEG from the coding sequence ATGGCAAAGAAAATTTATACAGGTGTACAGGAATTGATTGGAAACACACCGCTTCTGGAAGTGACAAATATTGAGAAGGAAAAGGGATTAAAGGCAACTCTTCTGGTAAAGCTGGAATATTTGAATCCGGCGGGAAGCGTCAAGGACAGAATTGCGAAAAATATGATTGAGGACGCAGAAGCCAGGGGGCTTTTAAAGCCGGGAGCAACGATTATTGAGCCTACTTCCGGAAATACAGGTATCGGACTTGCGTCTATTGCGGCATCGAAGGGATATCGTTTGATTCTTACCATGCCGGAAACCATGAGTGTGGAAAGAAGGAATATTCTGAAAGCCTATGGCGCGGAGATTGTGCTTACAGAGGGTACAAAGGGTATGACAGGCGCTATTGCAAAAGCGAAGGAATTACAGGAGAAAATTCCGGGCAGTTTTCTCACCGGGCAGTTTGACAATCCGGCAAATCCGGCGGCACATATTGCCACAACAGGACCGGAAATCTGGAAGGACACAGACGGCGAAGTAGACATTTTTGTGGCAGGCGTGGGAACCGGCGGAACCATTACAGGTGTGGGAGAATATCTGAAAGCGCAGAAGCCGGAGGTAAAGGTTGTGGCAGTGGAGCCATCAGACTCACCCGTGCTTTCTAAGGGAATGTCAGGACCGCATAAGATTCAGGGAATCGGCGCAGGCTTTGTACCGCAGGTGCTGAATACAGAAATTTATGATGAAATTGTCACAGCCACAGCAGAGGATTCTTTTGCAGCAGCGAAGTTTTTTGCACAGAAAGAAGGGATTTTGGTGGGAATTTCTTCCGGCGCAGCGCTTCACACAGCAATCCAGTTGGCAAAACGACCGGAAAATGAAGGGAAAACCATTGTAGCGCTTTTGCCGGACAGCGGCGACCGCTATTATTCCACTCCATTGTTTGAAGGATAA
- a CDS encoding sensor domain-containing diguanylate cyclase, whose product MKKKTALVFSAMAGIILATMLVFQLNFRRVYELILEKDMEQVEDTSNFVTELLYTKIQNLFSVLSSNQKIFWEHEDGNLESVVQRLKKIKEEERFDTIGVMDLQGKSMDDSGEGKVITDTQWLDSIRKNQRYISNIEEVSDRILLAVPIVKNGEVRGAIWGYYSVALIADEIELSKDSHRYFQIVDDSGKYISDSNNVNSFAENMSVWEELQRYELSDGVTVEEIYENIEQGKTGYFHFTFEGQGRYVTYEPLGIKNWYVFSVLTEKYLGSYVTEIEKIFSRILMGTLGIILLSIGILGFFVYKTMRLTKEQNESLFSKNKLLFMALKYTKDIPFEVDIAKKRVSIYSNEDSGKMLERDLEEFTPEYMLKKDLIEKKQYREYKEFCENILSGKPVKPVIIKMKMGGKWNYNRISMEILNQNHIIGFLEDYNELVLQNRQIQEISEKAQRDALTGLYCRGYFVQEVEKILTTVSCSHNGTCSALFLLDLDCFKQANDTLGHMLGDRILKDTGRILHSVVRGSDLVGRLGGDEFVVFIREARDIAALRKCAEKINAALKRTYGEEKTVTVSASIGIAVWTGERSFAELYKMADTALYKVKESGKDGYNLLSGSHVEESEK is encoded by the coding sequence ATGAAAAAGAAGACAGCATTGGTTTTTAGCGCTATGGCAGGGATTATCCTGGCGACAATGCTTGTATTTCAGTTGAATTTCCGCAGAGTATACGAGCTGATTCTGGAAAAGGACATGGAACAGGTGGAAGACACCTCTAATTTTGTTACAGAGCTGCTGTATACAAAAATTCAGAATCTTTTTTCTGTATTAAGTTCAAACCAGAAGATTTTCTGGGAGCATGAGGACGGAAATTTGGAAAGTGTTGTACAGAGGCTGAAAAAAATAAAGGAAGAGGAACGATTTGATACCATTGGCGTCATGGATTTGCAGGGAAAGAGCATGGATGACTCCGGAGAGGGAAAGGTGATTACAGACACGCAATGGCTGGACAGCATAAGGAAAAACCAGAGGTATATATCCAACATTGAAGAGGTGTCTGACCGGATTTTATTGGCAGTTCCCATTGTGAAAAATGGCGAAGTCAGAGGCGCTATCTGGGGCTATTATTCTGTTGCGCTGATTGCGGACGAGATTGAATTGTCAAAGGATTCGCACCGTTATTTTCAGATTGTTGACGACTCAGGTAAATATATCAGCGACTCAAATAACGTAAATTCTTTTGCAGAAAATATGAGTGTATGGGAGGAACTGCAGAGGTATGAACTTTCTGATGGCGTTACGGTTGAGGAAATTTATGAGAATATAGAACAGGGAAAAACCGGCTATTTTCATTTTACATTTGAGGGGCAGGGACGTTATGTGACCTATGAGCCTTTGGGAATCAAGAACTGGTATGTATTTTCTGTGTTAACAGAGAAATATCTGGGAAGCTATGTAACAGAGATAGAAAAGATTTTTTCCCGCATTCTGATGGGGACATTGGGGATTATTTTGTTGTCTATCGGAATTTTAGGATTTTTTGTATATAAGACCATGCGGTTGACAAAGGAGCAGAATGAGAGCCTGTTTTCTAAGAATAAGCTATTGTTTATGGCATTAAAGTATACAAAGGACATTCCGTTTGAAGTAGATATTGCCAAGAAAAGAGTGTCTATTTACAGCAATGAGGATTCCGGGAAAATGCTGGAACGGGATTTGGAAGAATTCACTCCTGAGTATATGCTGAAAAAAGATCTGATTGAGAAGAAACAGTACAGGGAGTATAAGGAGTTTTGCGAAAACATATTGTCGGGTAAACCCGTAAAGCCTGTGATTATAAAGATGAAAATGGGCGGAAAGTGGAATTATAACAGAATCAGCATGGAAATATTGAATCAAAACCATATAATTGGATTTTTGGAGGATTATAATGAACTGGTGCTGCAGAACAGACAGATTCAGGAAATCAGTGAGAAGGCACAGAGAGATGCTTTGACAGGGCTGTATTGCAGAGGGTATTTTGTGCAGGAAGTAGAAAAAATTTTAACAACTGTTTCCTGCTCTCATAATGGAACCTGTTCTGCATTATTTTTGCTGGATTTGGATTGTTTTAAGCAGGCAAATGATACGCTGGGACATATGCTGGGTGATCGGATATTAAAAGATACAGGGCGGATTCTGCACTCTGTGGTGCGCGGCAGCGATTTGGTAGGAAGGCTGGGCGGCGATGAGTTTGTGGTGTTTATCCGAGAGGCAAGGGATATCGCCGCTTTGCGAAAATGTGCAGAAAAGATAAATGCAGCACTGAAACGGACTTATGGAGAGGAGAAAACAGTTACAGTCAGCGCATCTATCGGAATTGCAGTATGGACAGGAGAACGGAGTTTTGCAGAGCTTTATAAAATGGCAGATACTGCACTTTATAAAGTGAAAGAAAGTGGCAAAGACGGATATAACCTTTTGTCCGGGAGCCATGTGGAAGAATCAGAAAAATAA
- a CDS encoding DUF1266 domain-containing protein — MKQSGRGIRVKMISVTAAAVLGVSALGACGSSGSGENAVSVEVEGKYKASDFEQLDISSDTTKWICAAYAIYTKYNDKSLSAIGGLEGDDREWYRDSIKEELSGGWGIKGRKDVERVVNKLLAKGHKEEYAKTIQELKKKKLLDLSTEEAMANLPDDEDLSRYQVAHEAYQKYGEHGIDGWDYCRALQILGDCYQAEYINLEECLDMSLPIAEKLQSTYESWEGVAESYLYGFSFWKEELPDDYESQERWDTYEELKTMQASPYEVDYKHKAGKYLEGRGREKESGCRTG, encoded by the coding sequence ATGAAACAGTCAGGGAGAGGAATACGGGTGAAAATGATTTCCGTAACAGCGGCAGCAGTTTTAGGGGTATCTGCTCTGGGAGCGTGCGGAAGTAGCGGAAGCGGAGAAAATGCAGTTTCCGTAGAAGTAGAAGGGAAGTATAAGGCGTCTGATTTTGAACAGCTTGATATTTCCAGTGATACAACGAAATGGATTTGTGCGGCTTATGCCATTTATACAAAGTATAATGATAAATCTTTGAGCGCAATAGGAGGTCTGGAAGGAGATGACCGGGAATGGTACAGAGATTCTATTAAGGAAGAATTGTCCGGCGGTTGGGGAATCAAAGGTCGTAAAGATGTAGAACGGGTGGTAAATAAGCTGCTGGCAAAGGGACATAAGGAAGAATATGCAAAGACTATTCAGGAATTAAAGAAGAAAAAGCTGCTTGATTTATCTACAGAGGAAGCTATGGCAAATTTGCCTGATGATGAAGACCTTTCCAGATATCAGGTTGCCCACGAAGCATATCAGAAATATGGGGAGCATGGCATTGACGGCTGGGATTACTGCAGAGCTTTGCAAATATTGGGAGATTGCTATCAGGCGGAGTATATTAATCTGGAGGAATGTCTGGATATGAGTCTTCCTATCGCAGAAAAGCTGCAAAGTACTTATGAGAGCTGGGAAGGTGTGGCAGAGAGCTATCTATACGGATTTTCCTTCTGGAAAGAAGAGCTGCCTGATGATTATGAAAGCCAGGAACGTTGGGATACATATGAAGAATTGAAAACCATGCAGGCAAGTCCGTATGAAGTAGATTATAAACACAAAGCTGGAAAATACCTGGAAGGACGGGGCAGAGAAAAAGAAAGCGGCTGCCGAACAGGATAA
- a CDS encoding HPr family phosphocarrier protein, with protein MEEMKIRLTKADDVREFVRAARKCEFDVDISYERAVVDGKSIIGNFCFGSGSPADCKLPWRKSGISAEHAEVCGGSIKERFVL; from the coding sequence ATGGAAGAAATGAAAATCCGTCTGACAAAAGCCGATGATGTAAGGGAATTTGTACGGGCTGCCAGAAAATGTGAGTTTGATGTGGATATTTCTTATGAAAGAGCTGTAGTAGATGGGAAATCCATTATTGGGAATTTTTGCTTTGGGTCTGGATCACCCGCTGACTGTAAGCTGCCATGGAGAAAGTCAGGAATTTCGGCAGAGCATGCAGAGGTTTGCGGTGGAAGCATAAAGGAAAGATTTGTTCTTTAA